Proteins from a single region of bacterium:
- a CDS encoding methyltransferase gives MIELTPRERVITALKHKEPDTIPWDLGGMRSTGIMAIAYAKLRRALKLPLDGIKVYDVGQQLAWVDEDIRRIFPIDVIALDNGKVGADYLYGWRPYNLPDENGTAALLPANFRVEEAEDGSRFLYEGNMVVGKMPSGGFYFDEVHHPLSNADSVEDIEKWEMGTLSKEFLLALRREAKNLYENTDYAIMGSFGGNILEHGQSLMGWENFMTALLANRKLVEALIEKLVEGHLRNLELYLNAVGDYIQIIQMGDDLGTQNGPQLSPRLYKELISPAHKKIYQFVHQKKPHIFVFLHSCGGIYELIPYLIEEGVDILNPVQTSAVNMEPERLKREFGKDIVFWGGGCDTQRVLPFATPKEVREHVKERISIFSKGGGFVFCQVHNIQANVPVENIIALMETVKEVKERG, from the coding sequence GTGATTGAATTGACGCCGAGGGAAAGAGTTATAACAGCGCTGAAGCACAAGGAGCCCGATACCATTCCCTGGGACTTAGGAGGTATGCGCTCAACCGGTATTATGGCTATCGCCTATGCTAAATTGAGAAGAGCGCTCAAGCTCCCACTGGATGGGATAAAGGTTTACGATGTCGGTCAGCAGCTGGCCTGGGTTGATGAGGATATTAGAAGAATTTTTCCCATAGATGTCATCGCTCTTGATAACGGTAAGGTTGGGGCGGACTATCTCTATGGCTGGCGACCTTATAATCTTCCCGATGAGAATGGAACAGCTGCTCTTCTTCCCGCTAATTTCAGAGTTGAGGAGGCCGAGGATGGAAGCCGATTTCTTTATGAGGGGAATATGGTGGTTGGCAAGATGCCCTCGGGAGGATTTTATTTCGACGAGGTTCATCACCCCTTGAGCAATGCTGATTCTGTTGAGGATATTGAGAAATGGGAGATGGGAACCCTCAGCAAGGAATTCCTATTGGCTTTGAGGAGAGAGGCAAAGAATCTTTATGAAAACACGGATTATGCAATTATGGGCTCTTTCGGGGGGAATATACTTGAGCATGGTCAATCTCTAATGGGTTGGGAGAACTTTATGACCGCCCTGCTCGCCAATAGGAAACTGGTGGAAGCTCTTATTGAAAAATTGGTTGAAGGGCATCTTAGAAACTTGGAGCTTTACCTTAACGCAGTGGGAGATTATATCCAGATAATACAGATGGGAGACGATTTGGGAACGCAGAACGGACCTCAGCTCTCTCCTCGCCTTTATAAGGAACTTATTTCCCCCGCTCATAAAAAGATATACCAGTTTGTCCATCAAAAGAAGCCTCATATCTTTGTTTTCCTCCACAGCTGTGGAGGGATATACGAGCTTATTCCCTATTTAATTGAAGAGGGCGTGGATATTCTTAATCCAGTGCAGACCTCAGCGGTGAATATGGAGCCGGAGAGGTTGAAGAGGGAGTTTGGCAAGGACATAGTTTTCTGGGGCGGAGGTTGTGATACCCAAAGGGTCCTTCCCTTCGCCACACCTAAGGAAGTGAGAGAGCATGTCAAGGAGAGGATAAGCATTTTCTCCAAGGGTGGCGGATTCGTTTTCTGTCAAGTCCACAATATCCAGGCGAATGTGCCAGTGGAAAACATTATCGCTCTTATGGAAACCGTTAAAGAGGTGAAAGAGAGGGGATAA
- a CDS encoding DUF72 domain-containing protein — MSSLYIGTSGYSYGHWRGVFYPPDLPQSKWLEFYCRFFNTVELNVTFYRLPLASTFRSWRNRSPEDFVFVLKGSRFITHIKKLGDCQEPLELFLERAEEMGEKGRVILWQLPPRFKLDAEKLKKFCELLSSHPKARRYLHAFEFRDKSWFCREVYDILRGHNFSLALADWPFILETEGKPQEIGIIKYRTPKIAVEETADFLYIRRHGAVALYASNYSDEELERDARYIREWLSAGKDVYVYFNNDAHGYAVKNALYLKKLLEESD, encoded by the coding sequence ATGAGCTCTTTATACATCGGAACGAGTGGTTATTCCTATGGGCATTGGAGGGGAGTTTTTTATCCTCCTGACTTGCCCCAATCCAAATGGCTTGAATTCTACTGCCGATTCTTCAACACAGTTGAACTGAATGTCACTTTCTATCGGCTTCCTCTTGCCTCTACCTTTAGAAGCTGGAGGAATAGAAGCCCAGAGGATTTCGTCTTTGTTTTAAAAGGCTCAAGGTTCATCACGCACATAAAGAAGCTCGGTGATTGCCAGGAACCATTAGAGCTATTCCTTGAGAGGGCGGAGGAAATGGGGGAGAAGGGGAGAGTGATTCTCTGGCAATTGCCCCCTCGCTTTAAGTTGGATGCGGAAAAGCTGAAAAAATTTTGCGAGCTTTTGTCATCCCATCCAAAGGCGAGAAGATATCTCCACGCCTTTGAATTTCGCGATAAATCCTGGTTCTGCCGGGAGGTTTATGATATTCTGAGAGGGCACAATTTTTCCCTCGCTCTTGCGGATTGGCCCTTCATCCTTGAAACGGAGGGAAAACCGCAGGAAATAGGGATTATAAAATACAGAACGCCGAAAATAGCCGTGGAGGAAACAGCTGATTTCCTATATATCCGCAGGCATGGTGCTGTTGCCCTCTATGCCTCAAACTATTCCGATGAGGAATTGGAGAGGGATGCGAGGTATATAAGGGAATGGTTGAGTGCGGGAAAGGATGTCTATGTTTATTTCAACAACGATGCCCATGGCTATGCGGTGAAAAACGCCCTCTATCTTAAAAAACTTCTTGAGGAGAGTGATTGA
- a CDS encoding beta-galactosidase: MKNLSRIKIFFLLVCLVPFAFGGNENLIRGGFEFPAGWSFPPTSSLDHSVFKSNPPSLKIEGSYGATYSLFVGENERFTLSGWIKTKEVKPTVENKGYAFLAVYEYDFHGRLLAFKDIVQITGTQDWNFYSYSFTTPPGTFYINIYCGLFQAQGTAWFDDIALTRGDEPLMSTKDKPLPPARGRIAILKDNIPPKGALTSPDLLYSLLKQAGFNPFFISADQLETELKRENYDLLIISYGESFPAKGARALFNFLREGGCLFTTGGYAFQNPLYKMGDKWVGEEEANSLKPNLLPAGDFADLSVWKIGRGCELDEENRFQGKPSAKVSLPYPSSSEWSTELTLPPAKLYRFSGWLKTKDVKGGYAFLALYCYDEKGNITLWRDVGKGIGTNDWQYFFWDFSPPLETKRIVIRCGIYQGQGEAWFSSLEIKERFETRINTAKGEPMDGLIVQPFQIGIFDPSYKLERVAYAKPAEGGILNWDFRLNGPFTGYASSGVTGSDDARWVSLLKGYDKYGRLRGSLGALLLHYSGFYAGSRWAFFGVDNKDLFEDENMRKAFLKVTRFLLKGVFLHNLKSDYAIYEQGEDVKLSVKVSDFGEDVSKAKLVFRVEERNKGRVCWEKEMDLSLSAGETKEFHAICQLGRFSDNLYKISAYLYLDGEKWDYMESGFMVRDETILKNAKQLSFHDNYLWFDGKPRFILGTDDYADTLLAARMNPLVWDKELRTLKDYGVDLYENLWISPAWYGYNIPENIWRKTDALAFLTQKHNLLFFPCILCGYNVAVSEEEREKQRQVCSQFAQRYHILPSLIYYINGDLQFNENDARKYHKALFNEFLKSKYKDMEELKSAWRLSPPKGEWGDIELPKPKWGNWEDTATADLLSFYGFLSSKWIDCMASALKSVDPKHPTTCEFYQLPVGGIDLREEINNLDISNIGYFGPPKEDIIRLPSTLKYHDLRSLGKSFSLGEFGAKTHPAWLTGSGYHIQRSEEERNKLFLAAIFYSFGMGASRANNWCFKDPSSTIFPWGLFYPCDMVPKECGLVMRAGGFLLRQIHPAPPSPPSTYLLIPTMNRVSGARERIHYAILRSINALIELGVDFWIIDEPQIEKIPPTVKNIIYPLPLCVPDRVYFWLKSFVEKGGNLFISGDISFGPSRERNKKERLEELCGVRFIEEVAKPLEEIPPKEAFIRVEPIKARSLLGKDLLFENEIGKGKVFFTPYLEELRPASEIMREIFLTFLQIAGIERIREIKPDLPSLHRFRVNTLDGKAFVVFNQGEEQRIFIEGDSQRIGLTVGTNMPGFAHITKNGVVKLVGKGDMRINGEILFRSQPHVILSSIDGKPLSESNYILLIPLEEGEITFPQNFKIQIGELEDGKWRQLDKMSERKSLKIDGDLRFTPIILYKDEAPDKEWIERILLP, encoded by the coding sequence ATGAAAAATCTATCAAGAATAAAGATTTTCTTCCTTCTCGTTTGCCTCGTTCCCTTCGCCTTTGGAGGCAATGAAAATTTAATTAGAGGAGGATTCGAGTTTCCCGCGGGCTGGAGTTTCCCACCAACCTCTTCCTTAGACCACTCAGTTTTCAAATCCAATCCGCCATCCCTTAAAATTGAGGGGAGCTATGGAGCAACTTACTCCCTCTTCGTTGGGGAAAACGAGAGATTCACTCTATCCGGCTGGATTAAAACGAAGGAAGTGAAGCCCACTGTTGAAAACAAGGGATATGCCTTCCTCGCCGTTTACGAATACGATTTCCACGGCAGATTGCTCGCCTTCAAGGACATCGTCCAAATAACGGGAACCCAAGATTGGAACTTCTACTCCTATTCCTTCACAACCCCACCCGGCACTTTTTACATCAACATATACTGCGGGTTATTCCAGGCGCAGGGAACAGCCTGGTTTGATGATATAGCTTTAACAAGAGGAGATGAGCCACTGATGTCAACAAAAGATAAACCGCTCCCACCAGCAAGGGGACGCATTGCCATATTAAAGGATAATATCCCACCGAAGGGAGCTCTCACCTCTCCCGACCTCCTTTATTCCCTTCTAAAGCAGGCGGGTTTTAATCCCTTCTTCATCTCCGCGGACCAGCTGGAAACGGAGCTTAAAAGGGAAAATTACGACCTCCTCATCATTTCTTATGGGGAATCCTTCCCCGCGAAAGGAGCAAGAGCCCTCTTCAATTTCTTGAGGGAAGGAGGCTGCCTCTTCACAACGGGAGGTTATGCTTTTCAAAATCCCCTCTATAAGATGGGGGATAAGTGGGTGGGAGAAGAGGAAGCCAATTCCCTTAAGCCAAACCTTCTTCCCGCTGGCGATTTCGCGGACCTATCGGTATGGAAAATAGGTAGGGGTTGTGAACTTGACGAGGAAAACAGATTTCAGGGAAAGCCCTCAGCTAAGGTATCCCTCCCCTATCCTTCCTCAAGCGAATGGTCTACCGAATTAACCCTCCCTCCCGCTAAACTTTATCGCTTCTCCGGCTGGCTGAAGACAAAAGATGTAAAAGGCGGTTATGCCTTCCTCGCCCTTTACTGTTATGATGAAAAAGGAAACATAACGCTATGGAGGGATGTTGGTAAAGGAATAGGGACAAACGATTGGCAATATTTCTTCTGGGATTTCTCCCCGCCACTGGAGACGAAGCGAATCGTCATTCGTTGCGGAATATATCAGGGACAGGGAGAAGCCTGGTTCAGCTCTTTGGAGATAAAGGAGAGATTTGAGACGAGAATAAACACCGCTAAAGGGGAGCCAATGGATGGGCTAATTGTTCAACCTTTTCAGATAGGCATATTTGACCCTTCCTATAAATTGGAGAGGGTGGCTTACGCAAAGCCCGCTGAGGGAGGGATATTGAATTGGGATTTCCGTCTCAATGGTCCTTTCACTGGCTATGCCTCATCGGGGGTGACGGGTTCGGATGACGCCCGCTGGGTCTCCCTCTTAAAGGGGTACGATAAATATGGGAGATTGAGAGGAAGCTTGGGAGCTCTGCTCCTTCACTATTCAGGCTTTTACGCCGGCTCTCGCTGGGCTTTCTTTGGGGTTGATAACAAGGATTTGTTTGAAGATGAAAATATGCGTAAAGCCTTCCTCAAGGTAACTCGCTTCCTTTTGAAGGGAGTTTTCCTCCATAACCTCAAAAGCGATTATGCTATTTACGAACAGGGAGAGGATGTGAAATTAAGCGTCAAGGTCTCGGATTTCGGAGAGGATGTCAGCAAAGCTAAGCTCGTCTTTAGGGTAGAGGAGAGGAACAAAGGGAGGGTTTGCTGGGAAAAGGAGATGGATTTGTCTTTGAGCGCTGGGGAAACGAAAGAATTTCATGCCATTTGTCAACTTGGACGATTCAGCGATAACCTTTACAAAATTTCAGCCTATCTCTATTTGGATGGGGAAAAGTGGGACTATATGGAGAGCGGATTTATGGTGCGGGATGAAACCATTCTCAAGAACGCGAAACAACTCTCCTTCCATGATAATTACCTTTGGTTTGATGGAAAGCCGCGCTTCATCCTTGGAACGGATGATTACGCCGATACCCTGCTCGCCGCCCGAATGAATCCGCTAGTTTGGGATAAAGAACTGAGAACCCTTAAGGACTACGGTGTGGACTTATACGAGAATCTATGGATAAGCCCCGCTTGGTATGGCTACAATATCCCCGAGAATATCTGGCGAAAAACGGACGCCCTCGCCTTCCTCACCCAGAAGCATAATCTCCTTTTCTTCCCTTGCATTCTCTGTGGGTATAATGTCGCGGTAAGCGAAGAGGAAAGAGAAAAGCAAAGGCAAGTTTGTTCTCAATTCGCCCAACGCTACCACATCCTTCCTTCCCTCATTTATTACATAAACGGAGACCTTCAATTCAACGAAAACGACGCGAGGAAATATCACAAAGCTCTTTTCAACGAGTTTCTCAAATCAAAATATAAGGATATGGAGGAATTGAAATCCGCTTGGAGGCTATCGCCTCCCAAGGGAGAATGGGGAGATATTGAATTGCCAAAACCGAAATGGGGCAATTGGGAAGACACAGCTACAGCTGACCTCCTCTCCTTCTACGGATTTTTATCCTCAAAATGGATTGATTGTATGGCCTCAGCCCTGAAATCTGTCGACCCTAAACATCCCACAACATGCGAATTCTATCAACTGCCTGTTGGAGGTATTGACCTCCGAGAGGAGATTAACAACCTTGATATCTCCAACATCGGCTACTTCGGACCACCTAAGGAAGACATAATTCGGCTTCCCTCCACCCTTAAATACCACGACCTCCGCTCGCTTGGGAAAAGCTTCTCCTTGGGAGAGTTCGGAGCAAAGACTCACCCTGCTTGGCTCACTGGCTCTGGTTATCACATCCAAAGAAGCGAAGAGGAAAGAAACAAGCTTTTCCTCGCCGCCATTTTCTACTCCTTCGGTATGGGCGCCTCAAGAGCCAACAACTGGTGTTTTAAGGACCCTTCATCCACCATCTTCCCATGGGGGCTCTTTTATCCCTGCGATATGGTGCCCAAGGAATGCGGTTTGGTTATGAGGGCTGGCGGATTTCTTCTCCGTCAAATCCACCCTGCCCCTCCCTCTCCTCCTTCCACATACCTTCTCATTCCCACTATGAATAGGGTAAGCGGAGCGAGGGAGAGAATCCACTACGCCATCCTTCGCTCCATAAATGCCTTGATAGAACTCGGAGTTGATTTCTGGATAATAGATGAGCCCCAAATAGAGAAGATTCCTCCAACGGTTAAAAACATAATCTATCCCCTTCCCCTCTGCGTTCCCGATAGGGTTTACTTTTGGCTTAAATCCTTCGTTGAGAAGGGCGGAAATCTCTTCATCAGCGGGGATATCTCTTTTGGTCCATCCAGAGAAAGAAATAAAAAGGAGAGACTGGAAGAGCTTTGTGGAGTGAGATTTATAGAAGAGGTAGCGAAACCTTTAGAGGAAATCCCCCCAAAGGAAGCTTTTATTAGAGTGGAACCGATTAAGGCAAGAAGTTTGCTTGGGAAAGACCTCCTATTTGAAAACGAGATTGGGAAGGGCAAGGTATTCTTCACGCCATATTTGGAAGAGTTAAGACCCGCATCCGAGATTATGCGAGAAATTTTTCTCACCTTCTTGCAAATCGCTGGGATTGAGAGGATAAGGGAAATCAAGCCCGACTTACCTTCCCTACACCGCTTCCGAGTTAATACCTTGGATGGCAAAGCCTTCGTCGTCTTCAATCAAGGTGAGGAGCAGAGAATTTTTATTGAAGGGGATTCCCAGAGAATAGGGTTAACCGTTGGAACAAATATGCCAGGCTTCGCTCATATAACGAAAAACGGAGTTGTCAAGCTCGTTGGGAAAGGGGATATGAGGATAAACGGAGAAATCCTTTTCCGCTCCCAGCCCCATGTAATCCTCTCCTCCATTGACGGAAAACCCTTGAGCGAATCCAACTATATCTTGCTCATTCCCTTGGAGGAAGGGGAGATAACCTTCCCCCAAAATTTCAAGATACAAATTGGAGAGCTTGAGGATGGCAAATGGAGGCAATTGGATAAAATGAGCGAGAGGAAATCCCTAAAAATAGACGGAGACCTTCGTTTCACGCCAATCATCCTCTATAAAGATGAAGCACCAGACAAAGAATGGATAGAGAGAATCCTCCTTCCCTGA
- a CDS encoding MFS transporter has translation MDRENPPSLKIPPFFILSLSYALTFAGAGALQQFVIPILRQRGFEELRSYLPLIVIYSSFTFFRFFSGLFVKAFGVKISLILGSLTYVLFPFALLFSLPYLAFLFLMFLWGWGAAIYWTAGTVAVLLLSRENKYGSYTGILYTWLQTGFAIGVAILGVLHTIKGETHMFSFAFSLSLLGTVLLLLLPSFPHRMESVPPKELFEIAFSKESRLPAFYLFISAISLGIMFGSFGEWITKHYNFAYLSLITFIGYAGRIFFAYPGGYVADKWGENMSLFLAFLFSSIGLGITSFFSSPLTLSFAALSLGSQMSIVPISATAYIGRRFPKEIYHLASGALLAWNSLGVAVSLLMCALLESLWKKLPLVFLLFAIIFFLCGILSLNKGNSKRR, from the coding sequence ATGGATAGAGAGAATCCTCCTTCCCTGAAAATTCCCCCCTTTTTCATTCTCAGTTTATCCTATGCTCTGACATTCGCCGGCGCAGGAGCGCTTCAGCAATTCGTCATCCCCATCCTCCGCCAAAGGGGCTTTGAGGAATTGAGGAGTTATTTGCCATTGATTGTAATATATTCCTCCTTCACCTTTTTCCGCTTCTTCTCAGGGTTATTCGTGAAAGCTTTCGGGGTAAAAATATCGCTCATCCTCGGCTCATTAACCTATGTCTTATTTCCCTTCGCCCTCTTGTTCTCCCTTCCCTACCTCGCCTTTCTCTTTTTGATGTTCCTTTGGGGATGGGGAGCAGCTATTTATTGGACCGCTGGGACAGTAGCGGTTTTGCTTCTCTCCAGGGAAAACAAATACGGCTCCTACACAGGTATCCTCTACACATGGCTTCAAACCGGTTTCGCAATCGGAGTAGCTATTTTAGGGGTATTGCATACGATAAAGGGAGAAACGCATATGTTCTCCTTCGCTTTCTCCCTTTCCCTCCTCGGCACCGTTCTCCTCTTACTTTTGCCCAGTTTCCCCCATAGGATGGAAAGCGTTCCACCTAAAGAGCTATTTGAGATAGCTTTTAGCAAAGAGAGCAGATTGCCGGCATTTTACCTCTTCATCTCAGCCATATCCCTTGGTATTATGTTCGGCAGTTTCGGGGAATGGATAACCAAGCATTATAACTTCGCTTACCTTTCCCTCATCACCTTTATCGGCTATGCGGGAAGGATTTTCTTTGCCTATCCCGGCGGATATGTAGCCGATAAATGGGGAGAAAATATGTCCCTTTTCCTCGCTTTCCTCTTCAGCTCTATAGGATTAGGAATAACTTCCTTTTTCTCCTCGCCCCTCACCTTATCCTTCGCTGCTTTATCCCTCGGCTCCCAGATGAGCATCGTTCCGATTTCCGCAACAGCATATATTGGAAGGAGATTCCCGAAAGAGATTTACCATTTAGCCTCCGGCGCCCTTTTAGCTTGGAATTCACTTGGTGTTGCAGTATCGCTTCTTATGTGTGCCCTCTTGGAAAGCCTCTGGAAAAAGCTCCCGCTCGTATTCCTTTTGTTTGCAATCATATTCTTCCTTTGTGGTATACTATCATTAAATAAAGGTAACTCAAAAAGGAGGTAA
- a CDS encoding GHMP kinase — protein sequence MIVETIAPGRICLFGEHQDFLGLWVIASAIDLHIHIKGKKIKDKILEINMPDIQEKQTIDLEKEIVYTKPRDYLKAGVKVLLNSGYEIDSGVECVVRGELPINAGVSSSSALVVGWIKFLLTHMGVELPPDHLARLAHRAEVLEFNEPGGMMDHFTSSIGNTIFVDCVPPFSYESLPVNPEGFVLGDSLERKETLEVLRRSHEEAEEGIRKLKEIYSPFDIRKTPLKEVERYLKQLPSHLADKVYVNIINRDICLEAYDMFKKGKIEEKRLGSLLNKHHEMLRILGVSTDKLDELCQASLAAGALGAKLVGSGGGGCMIAYAPGRQEEVARAIEEAGGKAYMVKIDKGCHSIVYEEE from the coding sequence ATGATAGTTGAGACCATTGCCCCCGGAAGGATTTGCCTCTTCGGAGAGCATCAGGATTTCCTTGGCTTATGGGTTATAGCTTCCGCCATTGACCTCCACATACACATAAAAGGAAAGAAGATAAAGGATAAAATCCTTGAAATAAATATGCCCGATATCCAGGAAAAGCAAACCATTGATTTGGAAAAGGAAATCGTCTATACAAAGCCTCGCGATTATTTGAAGGCAGGCGTGAAAGTGCTTTTGAATAGTGGTTATGAAATTGATTCGGGAGTGGAATGCGTTGTGAGAGGAGAACTGCCAATAAACGCGGGAGTTTCCAGCTCCTCAGCTTTAGTTGTCGGATGGATTAAGTTCCTCCTAACCCATATGGGAGTTGAGCTTCCCCCAGATCACCTGGCGAGGCTCGCTCATAGAGCGGAGGTTTTGGAGTTCAATGAACCAGGTGGGATGATGGACCATTTCACCTCAAGCATCGGCAATACCATCTTCGTTGATTGCGTCCCTCCTTTCTCCTATGAATCCCTACCTGTTAATCCAGAGGGCTTCGTCCTCGGGGATAGCCTGGAAAGAAAGGAAACGCTTGAGGTTTTGAGACGCTCACATGAAGAGGCTGAGGAAGGGATAAGGAAGCTAAAGGAGATTTACTCTCCATTTGATATACGCAAAACCCCTTTAAAAGAAGTTGAGAGATATCTAAAACAGTTGCCATCCCATCTGGCTGATAAGGTTTATGTGAACATAATTAATAGGGATATATGCTTGGAAGCTTATGATATGTTTAAAAAGGGGAAAATAGAGGAGAAAAGATTGGGCTCGCTTCTAAATAAGCATCACGAGATGCTGAGAATATTGGGAGTATCAACGGATAAATTGGATGAGCTTTGTCAGGCTTCATTGGCGGCGGGAGCTTTGGGAGCGAAGCTCGTCGGTTCAGGCGGTGGCGGCTGTATGATAGCCTATGCTCCAGGGAGGCAGGAGGAAGTAGCAAGAGCGATAGAAGAAGCGGGAGGGAAGGCATATATGGTTAAAATTGATAAAGGATGCCATAGCATCGTCTACGAAGAAGAATGA
- the mraZ gene encoding division/cell wall cluster transcriptional repressor MraZ, which translates to MPIFTGLFVHTLDDKGRLILPAKFRLLLGETFYLTKGIGGCVFLFPEDGWRQLAEQLTKLSFFDKNAVILQRLLVGGAEAVSCDRQGRLAIPVSLREYAGLKENSDAVVMGIGNRIEIWSKERWDKFEEELTPEEIAKAAEKLGFLETRPPL; encoded by the coding sequence ATGCCTATCTTTACCGGTCTTTTTGTGCATACATTAGATGACAAGGGAAGGTTAATTCTTCCCGCTAAGTTTCGCCTTCTCTTAGGTGAAACCTTCTACCTCACTAAGGGGATAGGAGGATGCGTCTTCCTCTTCCCCGAGGATGGATGGCGTCAATTGGCCGAACAACTTACCAAGCTCTCTTTCTTTGATAAAAACGCCGTTATTCTCCAAAGGCTCCTTGTGGGAGGAGCTGAGGCAGTATCCTGCGATAGACAGGGGAGGCTCGCTATCCCTGTTTCCTTGAGGGAATACGCCGGCTTAAAGGAAAACTCCGACGCGGTAGTTATGGGAATAGGCAACCGCATAGAGATATGGAGCAAGGAAAGATGGGATAAGTTTGAGGAAGAACTCACACCTGAGGAAATAGCTAAAGCCGCGGAAAAACTCGGCTTTCTGGAAACTCGCCCTCCCCTTTAA
- the rsmH gene encoding 16S rRNA (cytosine(1402)-N(4))-methyltransferase RsmH, with product MKIYHQPVMVKEVLEILQPERGGIFVDCTTGEGGHSLALLQKLPPSSTLICIDRDWEMLEIAKERLKAFPHKTHFYKANFSQLQPILAELGLNEADGILFDLGISSRHIEIPERGFSFQSEGPLDMRMDRNQSLTAEDLVNRLSKKELARIFMEYGEEPFAERIASAIVEHRKRKKISSTRELAEIIERVVRRRGRIHPATRVFMALRIAVNKELEELRSALPIAISLLKRGGRLCVLSYHSLEDRIVKECFREKKDELNIITPKPLRPSMGEVSINPSARSAKLRAVERR from the coding sequence ATGAAAATTTACCATCAGCCGGTGATGGTAAAGGAGGTGTTAGAGATTTTACAACCTGAAAGAGGAGGCATATTTGTTGACTGCACAACAGGAGAAGGAGGGCATTCCCTCGCTCTTCTCCAGAAATTGCCTCCCTCCTCCACCTTAATCTGCATAGATAGGGATTGGGAAATGCTGGAAATCGCTAAGGAGCGATTGAAAGCTTTCCCTCATAAAACCCATTTTTATAAAGCCAACTTTTCCCAGCTTCAACCAATCCTCGCTGAACTTGGCTTAAATGAGGCTGATGGCATCCTTTTCGATTTGGGAATCTCCTCTCGCCATATTGAAATCCCCGAGCGAGGGTTCAGCTTTCAGAGCGAGGGACCATTGGATATGAGGATGGATAGAAATCAATCCCTAACCGCTGAGGATTTGGTAAATAGGCTTTCAAAAAAGGAACTGGCGAGAATCTTTATGGAATATGGAGAAGAACCATTCGCAGAGAGAATCGCCTCTGCTATCGTTGAACACAGAAAGAGGAAGAAGATTAGCTCAACAAGGGAACTGGCGGAGATTATAGAGAGAGTCGTGAGAAGAAGAGGGCGAATCCATCCTGCAACGAGGGTCTTTATGGCTCTACGCATAGCTGTTAACAAAGAATTGGAGGAACTTCGTTCCGCTCTTCCCATAGCGATATCCCTTTTAAAGAGAGGTGGGCGCCTTTGCGTCCTTTCTTACCACTCCCTTGAGGATAGGATTGTAAAAGAATGTTTCAGGGAGAAGAAGGACGAATTAAACATCATAACACCCAAGCCACTGCGTCCCTCAATGGGAGAGGTAAGTATAAATCCAAGCGCGCGGAGCGCTAAACTTCGCGCGGTGGAAAGGAGGTAG